The Methanothrix soehngenii GP6 genome has a window encoding:
- a CDS encoding IS4 family transposase codes for MRKGVSQIEKDIVEQELTRMFESKWIRDKARESGLIERERKIDPVIMFWTLAIGYGSQLYRTIVELKRVYEVRGKVSISDSSWHDRFTPELVKFLRECVIHGIEHISEEPSRILGDRLASFRDVMIQDSTIIRLHKSLADKWPATRSRKVAAGVKVAFLTSAIANSPKSISILPENTNDVKTLKIGPWVKDIILLIDLGFYKYQLFSRIVENGGSFVSRLKSNANPLIVGTNQVRNTRGVDLNGKHLKDIKLEKSDDIFDVNVEVSFDRRSYRGESKKDNKIFRLVAIYNTEAEEHHFYLTNISSDILNASEVAAVYSGRWEVELIFKELKSRYALDQITTKSPYAIEALIWVSILTLLVSRKLYSIVRKLNPGAKMVRFTQLRWSNIFVQNSSHLLSAILDYLGIEHDFSTVLNVCSSEALDPHVNRERFREGLWS; via the coding sequence ATGCGAAAAGGAGTATCACAAATTGAGAAAGATATAGTCGAGCAAGAACTAACCAGGATGTTTGAATCCAAGTGGATTCGAGATAAAGCAAGAGAGAGCGGATTGATCGAAAGAGAAAGAAAGATTGATCCAGTGATAATGTTTTGGACTCTCGCTATCGGCTATGGCTCACAGTTGTATCGAACTATAGTGGAGTTGAAACGCGTTTACGAAGTCAGAGGGAAAGTATCAATTTCAGACAGCAGTTGGCATGATCGTTTCACTCCAGAACTGGTAAAATTTCTCAGAGAATGTGTGATTCACGGCATAGAGCACATTTCTGAAGAACCCAGTAGGATTTTGGGTGACCGTCTAGCTAGCTTTCGGGATGTAATGATTCAAGATAGCACTATTATTCGGCTTCATAAAAGCCTTGCTGATAAGTGGCCAGCCACTCGTTCCCGAAAAGTGGCTGCAGGAGTAAAAGTGGCATTTTTAACAAGTGCCATAGCCAATAGTCCAAAAAGCATTTCGATACTGCCTGAGAATACCAACGATGTAAAGACCTTAAAAATAGGTCCCTGGGTAAAAGATATAATATTATTAATAGATCTAGGATTTTACAAATATCAACTGTTCAGCAGGATAGTTGAAAACGGCGGATCCTTTGTCTCTCGCCTCAAGAGCAATGCAAATCCCTTAATAGTAGGAACAAATCAGGTACGCAATACCCGTGGCGTTGATCTAAACGGGAAACATTTGAAAGATATTAAACTAGAAAAATCCGATGATATTTTTGATGTAAATGTGGAAGTATCATTTGACCGAAGATCCTATCGCGGCGAGAGCAAAAAAGATAATAAGATATTTAGATTAGTCGCCATTTATAATACCGAAGCAGAAGAACATCACTTTTATCTAACTAATATTTCATCAGATATATTAAATGCTTCAGAGGTTGCAGCGGTTTATTCTGGGAGATGGGAAGTCGAACTCATCTTCAAAGAATTGAAGAGCAGATATGCGCTAGATCAGATAACAACAAAGAGCCCATACGCGATTGAGGCCTTAATCTGGGTCTCAATTTTGACGCTTCTTGTCAGCAGAAAATTGTATTCGATAGTGCGAAAACTAAATCCCGGTGCCAAAATGGTTCGCTTTACTCAATTGAGATGGAGTAACATCTTTGTCCAAAATTCCTCGCATCTATTGTCTGCGATATTGGATTACCTTGGAATAGAGCATGATTTCTCTACAGTCTTAAATGTGTGTTCAAGTGAGGCACTTGATCCGCATGTCAATAGAGAACGATTCAGGGAGGGATTGTGGTCTTAA
- a CDS encoding RNA-guided endonuclease TnpB family protein yields MVLTEDACKVSKDLIEFAVDNGVSAIGMEDLTGIRKRTENKVSTEFRYEHSSWAFRQLQAFVEYKAKETGIAIIYVNPEYTSQTCPRCNHISRNNRCGVAFRCEKCGYETHADRAGAMNIEHRTRDLRYILESQGGNVSPPDATRLFA; encoded by the coding sequence GTGGTCTTAACCGAAGACGCATGTAAGGTATCCAAGGATCTCATAGAATTTGCTGTAGATAACGGCGTTTCGGCAATCGGCATGGAAGATTTGACGGGCATCAGGAAGAGAACGGAAAACAAAGTCTCCACAGAATTCAGGTACGAGCATAGCAGTTGGGCATTCAGGCAACTACAGGCTTTTGTGGAATACAAAGCCAAAGAGACCGGGATAGCTATAATTTACGTAAATCCTGAATATACTTCCCAAACTTGCCCCAGATGTAACCACATCAGCCGAAATAACCGCTGCGGCGTAGCCTTCAGGTGCGAAAAATGCGGTTACGAAACCCATGCCGACAGAGCTGGTGCTATGAACATAGAGCACCGAACACGAGACTTGAGGTATATCCTGGAGTCTCAGGGCGGTAATGTCAGCCCGCCAGACGCGACACGACTTTTTGCGTAG